The DNA sequence AAGCTGAGCATAAGGGCGTGAAAGTGGTGGACCTGCGGTAGGTTAGTTGTCAGTTATTCGTTGTCCGTTGTTAGCTCAACGACCTGCGGCGGCCTGCTTCGAAAGAGGCGGGTCGCTTTCATTTATGGACGAAACAAGCCGCGTTTTTCTTAACAACACACAACGGGCAACTGACAACTAATTTTGCCTCATGCGCGAAGATTTCCTCCACTACGTTTGGCAGCACCAGTACTTCGATAAGACCGATTTGCGCACGGCGGGCGGCGAGGAAATCCTGGTATTAAAACCCGGGCACCGCAACGCCGACGCGGGCCCCGACTTCCTGAACGCCCGCCTGCGCCTGGGCGATGTAGAGTGGAACGGCGCAGTAGAAATCCATTTAAAAGCCTCTGATTGGCAGCGGCATAACCACCAGGTGGACGCTAAGTATGACCAGGTGGTGCTGCACGTGGTGCACACCCACGACGCCGAAGTGGCCCGCACCAACGGCAGCCGCATTCCGGCGCTGGCCCTGGGGCCCCGGCTGGGCCCCGAGCTACTGGCCCGCTACCAGGCCCTGGCCAACGCCCCGGCGGCGGCGCCGCTGCCCTGCGCCCCGCTGCTGGGGCAGGTGCCCGAAATCATCAAAATCATGATGGCCGAGCGGGCTCTGCTGGAGCGCATGGAAGCCAAGGCCGACGCCGTGGCTGCGTTGCACGAGCGCCTGGGCCACGACTGGGAGGCGACGGCCTACCACGCCTTGATGGCCGCGTTCGGTTTCCAGAAAAACAGCGAGCCGCTGGCCCGCCTCGCTAAGGCCGTGCCGCTGGCCGTGCTGCGCCGCCACCGCCACGACCAGCGCCAGGTGGAGGCATTGCTGTTTGGCCAGGCCGGTTTTCTGGTGGAAAACGACGAGACGGCGGCCGATGCCTATATCCAGGGGTTGCGGCAGGAACACGAGTTTCTGCGCCATAAATACGACCTGGGGGCCCCCGCCCTGGCCGTGCACGAGTGGAACTACCTGCGCCTGCGGCCCGCCAATTTCCCGCCCGTGCGCCTGGGCCAGCTGGCCGGCCTGCTGCACGCCCGCCCCGCGCTGTTCGACGCCTTGCTGACGGCCCAGAGCGTGGCGGCGCTGGCCGAGTTTTTTAGGGCCCCGGCGCCGGCCTACTGGCGGGCGCACTTCCGCCCTGGTCGGCCGGGCAAGGTGCCCGATTTGGGCAAGAGTAGTATTGATTTGCTGATTACCAACGTAGTGGTGCCCCTGCGCGTGGCCTATGCCCGCTCGGTGGGCCAGCCCGCGCTG is a window from the Hymenobacter nivis genome containing:
- a CDS encoding DUF2851 family protein, which gives rise to MREDFLHYVWQHQYFDKTDLRTAGGEEILVLKPGHRNADAGPDFLNARLRLGDVEWNGAVEIHLKASDWQRHNHQVDAKYDQVVLHVVHTHDAEVARTNGSRIPALALGPRLGPELLARYQALANAPAAAPLPCAPLLGQVPEIIKIMMAERALLERMEAKADAVAALHERLGHDWEATAYHALMAAFGFQKNSEPLARLAKAVPLAVLRRHRHDQRQVEALLFGQAGFLVENDETAADAYIQGLRQEHEFLRHKYDLGAPALAVHEWNYLRLRPANFPPVRLGQLAGLLHARPALFDALLTAQSVAALAEFFRAPAPAYWRAHFRPGRPGKVPDLGKSSIDLLITNVVVPLRVAYARSVGQPALVESSVALLTELPAEHNQFTDVYGALGFGHRTAADSQGLLALHKSYCAPRRCLHCAIGSRLVQGPQLRATR